The Gossypium hirsutum isolate 1008001.06 chromosome D06, Gossypium_hirsutum_v2.1, whole genome shotgun sequence genome contains the following window.
actgtaatagtattcttgtgtttggttgaatggaatgatgttgtaatagcataaggaaaaaaaactaaaatgactagaatatccttagcagaatttttttaggtagatgattattgttattgctattaaattttaataagattattattaaaaataatttaataaaaataataaatattttaaccatattttaacataattattattaaatataatttaataaaattcttatataattattagtatatgaattaaaaaaatcataatttataatactataaaaataatatataatctactttattatttttaaactgcaatacatatttaatgtgctaaaatatcattagtgaaacaaataaattaattattctacaataaaaaacaaaatattagaagtaataaataacttgagaattatatttcacatccgaacataatattcatatattaacaaaaagttacatgatttcattagtttatatgtcataatccatatgttataaaattttacaacatcaaaaagttacaacattgtaatgacattctatcatgtcattataccatccaaatattacaaacacaaaagGTTACCAAAATTTCAtcaacacaaccatgatttttaatgatCAGCAAGAAATCTTTTGATCCATTCCAATCGCACAGCaagaaaatgagcatttgcgttggatgatctggaatctTGCTCAATGCGCGATAGTGCTCATCCTCAGTTAAACCTTCTACTTCACATAATGTTGGATATAAATTTAGAGCTCTTTCTTGAACGGTCATTTCTGACTTTTGTTGAATTAGCActtcggaggcaatactcctactaaTTTCAACACCAACAGTCCGTATGTTTTCCGCCAATATAGTGGCAGCATCATGAAATGAAGTAGAAGAAATATGATCACTTGCatcaaaaatctttttttttcttctttgaaaatgtgGAATCAACTTGGTTTCTAGCTGGTTGCGGTTGTGTAGCtgaaacatccatgtcatccaaagaaacATTAGCTTCGTATCCATAGAAATCATTTCTTTCTTCATGAATATTTGTAGTAGCTACTTCCTCAACAtctatttcttcaataatatcagCGGTTGTTTGAGTATCTTTCCCAATGGCTCGATCTtttgcgtatatggcagtaagttGGTCATAATAAGGGAAACTATGATGTTTGAATTGGCCAgcttctttatgactctataaaaatgaggaattcatattagatataagtttggtcaaaataagataataaagacttgaaataattcttacatttatatatgagttccacaccgcatcttcagcaacaacaagCTGCCTATGCTCATCCCAACCAAAACCACTATTGTTTTTTCCACTAAGCATGTCATAAACGATTGACCAATCCCTTTTCAATgtcctaatcctcgattcaagattaggtttagccttcaacatggcattgggtaaaactttttctaacattttttccaactcatttaaaTAACCGGCTTCGAATCCCATATCAGCATTaaaggttccaacattgtgcaagcCGACCATACAGGTTACCAACAtagcatcttcttctggaacccatttctttttggttcctcgagaatttcaGGAAGAAACACTTAATTGTGAAAAACCTGACAtaactatcttaagaaaaaaaattaaaattaagttcaatattatgaatcaaaaaggtcaacactttataaaattataacacatgatgaaacaaattaaaataaattataattcaacaagtccagtaaaatacaaaaaacaattcaaacaccaccaaagtttcataaactagatataTGAAATAGCATAAACAAATTAACGTTtactatttttaccctaaacctaactaatttctagatgcttgccattcattgaacatttggttggctagttccatcttCCAAGTAGCTcatgcatccgatggatgaatatctATGATATTTGGTTCATCGTCATctatcacattactaggtaatccttctcccaactCCGCTTCAATAAGATCAAGACTCATATatgttcgaataaaattatggaacaaacaacatgcaataatgattctattgtgcaccctcacAGGATAGAaggatggactcctaagtattccccatctaagttttaatatcccaaagcatctttcaataacattacgtgctgaagcatgtttcatattgaaaaattctttCAGAGTACTTGGCTGGTAACCTTGACaccactcattcaaatgatatctttgtcctctaaaaggtgaaagaaatccctcacaatttgtgtatccaacatcaactagataataacctataaaaaaaactatttttcatGGTTAATTTCCCAAAAATGTATGATCTTAAAGATTAATTCAAAGTCCTCTAATTTTACACTTTActatgaggaacttttagtccatgtctcttactaatggcatctcaaagaacccgtccatcagcaacagaaccttcccaaccaagaagaacataaacaaaatgaatatcaggtgtacaaacacctaacatatttgttgctatgtcacctttagTGTTCGATATCTAgttttatcaactgttggaaccctaatcttgatgtgggtttcATCTAAAGCACCTAAGAAATTCTACATCACATGTATAAAACCTTAAGTtaggatactatatttaaatctaaatcaactaaattatgtacaagctatatatagaactcactcaaataccttgaaccatttccaccttgggtCTATAGAATTAGTTGTAATTGGCTCTGCCTTTTTAAATAGCATATCTTGTAAgtgtatgacagcatttaaaacattgTGAAATGATCTGCTAACGGTTTCCCCAAacctattaaagtgatgcttgataactcgatttttaaggtgatgagaaatgatatgcaaaaacattgccacttgctcatcaacaagcatgttccttaacgacttcaatccccctacagtttgtaacatctcacatagtttaaaaaaggtaaTTCTATTcctcctaacttgttcaatacaggtcttgtcactagcatatacaagtcttttcacataatatcattttgcataaaaatctaaaatataggatTTAATCCGTGGTCGATAAGTACGTAGGTTATGGATGACGCCCAATGTAAGTAAGAACCAACTCGCAACTGTACACATTTGCAACTATATTGTCAATGCaaaaccaattcttttacgcctcacactttgtactattaaaggcagatgagccattactgcaagatattaaagtgttacatatcttcaaatcatagtaaaagggtcacatttctccaatactaatttcaataacattaaaataaaatcaaagaatttaattgccaaagaagaagaggaaacaataacacactatcaaagaaaaatgaacaatacatattAAGAATCTTTACAAAGCACAAAATAGAAATTACAACTATCTTTGGACGTAAAACACttgaaatttatttctttatcaatcacccaaaaaagaaaagaaaagaaaagaatgtgtttTTGTGGATTTGATTAATTGATGACTGACGTTTTATTTACCTTTATCAATTTACCTgtaaaaagtttgtattcaattcaaaaaagagaaaaagaaataaaagaatgtgCTTTATCAATTTACCTtttaaaaagtttgtattcaTCCTCACATTGTAATTAACTAATGTTTTATTAGAATTAATAATTgtgaatagaaaaatatatattattttgtttgaatagttaaaattagtaaaaaggaaaaaaataatatgaatttaataatttttatgagataagaaAATAAGgtcttaatttcttttattttgtattaactCAATTCGATTATAAGTATATAGTGTgttaaatatcttaaaaattatgtattttaaaatattggattattatttttatttaaataaaatcgaAAACTCCATACACATTACATTCTTACCATAACATGATTTGTTTGTagcattttacctttttttttgttttgtttgttaagataattatattaagaatgttattaaattatatattatttgcagcacttaaacacttcaattgaCATCATTTGAGCACCTTAATTTACAAcaattaaacacttcaatttacagcatttaaacacctCAACTTACAACACTTTAACATCTCAagtaacaacatttatacacctcaattacaacatttaaatacttcaatttgcagcactttaacacttcaatttacagcatttaaacacttcaatttgcaacactttaacacttcaatttacaacatttaaacacttcaatttgtagcactttaacatctctattaacaacatttatacacttcAATTACAgcaataaaacatctcaatttccaggaactaaacaattcaatttgcagtacttaaaacactttaatttacaacatttaaacacttcaatttgcagcactttaacacttcaatttacaacaaaCATGTTGGTTAGacaaaaatccaagtttcttaTTCATGCAAATCAAATTTTCAGGTTATAGTCCCACAAAAATATGTTTCGCAATTGTATCCAAAATGCATTGTACCCTTTTCATGTTTCAACCCtataatcaaaaaataaagttCAAAATTTACAAGAGAGAACCTTTTGAGCATTAAACCTACTGAACTATATACAAGACAAATCCAACTATGACACTGTCATCAAACTTAAATCTGACAAAGCTAGGAAAGTAATTCCCGTAAAACAAACTGAATTTTATAAGGGTTCGATCACATTTTGTTTATTACAACTAGTATTTAGAGTTCTCTGATGCATAAAACCTATTCAAAACAACCAATTCTAATCAAAATCATGATTAGTACCAAATAATCCAATCAATTGAGCTTAACTACAAGTTCGAgaaataacttttttaaaaaaaatggaaactGACTTCAAATCACAAAATTGTAAATAAGAATACACCATAAAGCAACCAAATTGGTaagaattcaaaaaataataaattaaaaacatatatattaggGTATAAGGGAAAAGGAGAGAATATTTGAAGGAAGAAAACTTACATATaggtgaaaaaagaaaagaagaaagaaaggattcTCACCTTTCtgttgagaagaaaaaaaaaagatgaaatcaaaATCTCCCAAAGAGAGCAAAACCCTAGCAATGGAAAATGAGGAGAGAACAAAAGGGGTTGTTGGAGGTGGATTTGGAGATAACTGGAACAGAGCGATGGCATACACATGATGAAGAAGAAATCTGGTGAAAGAGAAAGAGAGGAGAATGGTGAGGGTAAAATTGAAACCTTTATCTAATTTGCTATTCCACCCATTCCTTGAATCACCATTCAGTAGGGGGAGGACAAAATGGTTTGATGGATTTTCACGTTGAATAATCCTATAACGAATATAATTATGACAGCCAACCAAACAATGGTTTGGTGATGGGCCCATTGAATTAGGCTGTAATGTATTACTATTACAATCAACCAAACATGCCCATAAGTTCTAGGAGGAAGAACCAAAGAATAGATTTTAAAGGGAGAAAAACCATCCCGACTAATCCTTTTTACAATATATATCTAGTTTTCCCTTAATGGAACTTGACAAGTGTCAATGATGTCTAGAATTTGTCTCAAAAAATGGTTTGCAAGATTTGAGAGAAACATAAATGATAATCCTACACAATGATGTTTGACCAGTCAATCTAGTTGGTTCCCAACCAGATTACTTTACAAACCCATTCAACATAATGCTCAGGTAATTTGGGCATACCCTACTTTTGGCGGTAACCTCACCAGGCTTACTCTTTACTTATCATATAATTTTCTTAAACAACAGAATAACCTGTGACAGAATCCTTAATCATTTCTGCGGTAAACTCCAGACTCTAACACGCCCGAAGACTGTTGATTAGCGGGTTACACTGTGCCAAATAGATAACTTCTCAACTATACGCATTCATATTGGGTTTTTTAGGTTTGGGGTTTAACACTACATGCAGCTAGCTTTTGAGACTTTGTGACTTATGCTTGAGAGAAGTTGATTTTTGGTTTTGTGTATGTGCATCTTGGATTTAGTTTTGGAGTGGATTATAAATTCGAAATGGGATGAAACGTGTCATACATACGTAAAAGGTTGTCAGCTATGGTGAGTTGTGATCAATAGGAATTCAAATTCCTAAGACATGTGTGTGCTTATGTTAAGAAAACTTGGAACTTATGAAGGGAACAACTAGCATTTTGCTTTAAGGTTAAATTGAGTTAAGGTCATAAATGTTTAAAAAGAGATAAGCTTTGATCACTAATGATTACCTCAATGATCCATTAGTGTTGTAGAGTTAATAAGATTTGGAGAGTAGGATCGAGAGGTTTTTCTTCAGTTCAAAACTAAATAAGGGTATAAGAACTCTTTTAAAACATTCATTGAGCTTGATGCCTTCGGATAGTCAACATTCTTTACAAGAAAGACAAATTATTAaactcattaaaaaattaaatattaagtttttgttatttaattttactattttagtttttaaataattaatctaaatttcTTGGGggagaaattttatttttcaaatgtaGACAATTTTGACTTGgtaaacttaataactaatattGATTAAAGGAGGtcaaaaaccaaataaaagaaaaggcaGTTCAAGTCCaataataatattttggttttaaagtAATTCTTTGATGTAACCGAACCGGCAAGGAAACTTCTTCCTTCTTTAGTACTCTTAACCGCCTAACCTAACGCCCAATCCACTCTCGTCCTCACCGTCAGATCATTTCCCTCGCTCATTTAACCGTTCGATCATCAACAACTTTTTCTAATCCATCTAAGAAATCCCTACCCCCCTTATTTAATTCCCATTTCAACGCCTTATtcctaaaattttccattttccagTTTCCACAATATTTTCCCTTCAACAAttccattttcgttttttttttcatcGATTCAAATCTGATTATCATCATGAGATTCAAGAAAGGTAGCAAAGTTGAGGTATTGACCAAGGAGGAGGTTCCAACCGGCGCATGGCGTTGTGCTGAGATTATCTCGGGCAACGGCCATACGTATAGTGTGAAGTACGGTTGGTTTCCGATCACTGGCGAGGCGGCAGCGGTGGAAAGAGTCTCTAGGAAAGCGATTAGGCCTTGCCCTCCTCCTATGAACGGGAAAAATAATTGTGCTTCTGGTGATATCGTAGAGGTGTTCGATGACTTATCCTGGAAACCGGCGGTGATTGTTAAGGTTCTTGGTGGAAACAACTTTTCCGTTAGGATTCTTGGGTCGAGTAGCGAACTCAAAGCGCATCAATCTCGATTGCGTATTCGGCAGTCTTGGGAAGATGGCAATTGGTTCCTCGTTGGAAAGGTAAATCCTTTCGATTCTTTTTCTAAAcgataattttaatatttctcttcattttttttgttatacGTTAACTGATTCTTAccttaattattattttctacTTCAGGGTTCATCAAATTCCACTGGGCCGCAGAAAAGGAAAAGATCTTCGCTTGGCTTCTCATATATTGGTGCGCAAAAGAAGAGGGTGTTGGAGGAAGGTAGTAATGGTGTTCAAAGAATAATAATTCGGCTTCCTTCGCCTGCCTCTGAAAAGGTAGATGGATTTGATTCCCCAAATAATATGCTGGGTGAAAGATGTATGCCTTCTTCCTTTAATAGAATTGATGATACCCTGAGTTGTGCCTCCTCTGTTGGTAGTTGTAGTGGTTTAGGGACTTACGGTCTTAATTTGTCTAATTTTGTAACTAGCGCTTGTGAAAACTTAGAGGAGGATTGTCGAAGTGATGCTGACTCTAAACCTGAAGTGAGTTGTCAAGAAGAAGGAAGTTATGTTTCCACTAGTGTGGAATTGGGGTATGACTTCCATAGGTCTGAACTACATGCCTATCAGAAAGCTCTAGGGGCATTGCATGCTTCTGGGCCTTTGACTTGGGATGAAGAAGAAAAGGTGACAAATTTACGCCTTACTCTTAATATTTCAAATGATGAACATTTGATGGAGCTAAGAAAGTTGAGAGATAACAATAATAGGCTTTTTATTAGCTGTTTCTAGATTGGAAGAATTCCTTTCATACATGGTAGTCTTGGTGTTATGTTTGCTCCAATGGTGCAGATAATTGTAAAGATACTTTTCAATTTTGTAATTGCTTTAATAGTTTTTTCTCCTACCTACATGATTGAAGCTTTTTTCTTTATGTaaattttttcctttcttttcattaTAATCTTTTGTAGATGTGACATATTGTTCATGCACTTAAATTTCAGCACAGGAAAATATAATTTGCCTTAGTGAAACTGTTGAGAAACATTAATATGCAAAGATTttgaattacattaattatattcttttattGGTGTAAAGGATTCCCTAAATGAATTTGAGTACATACTGTTTTAAATGCATGTCCTTTACACACACCCCTCcccaaagagaaaaagaagaaaaaacgaAAAGACAGACCGTTTTCTTGATTCACTAGGTAGGGTATTGTGAATTCTGATGTGTTATAGGCTGGTTTATGGAGTCTAGCTGGTATTTTGTATATTTGCAGTTTTATTCATGTGAAACTGTTCTATTTCATCTCATGATGATGGATACAAATGTTATACATGCATTATTTCGGCAGTATATGGAATTAATGTTGAGAAATATCTTGATGCTTTCTCAGAATATCTCATGGCCAATGTTGGAGGCATCCATACCTTGCTTCTAAAGCCATGATTGGTTGAGTTTGTCATCTCTAGCAGTTGACCAAGGGGCAACAGCCATGGTTTATTCCTAAACAAACTCTTATGCCCTGCTGTTGGTATGAAtcatttctaaaattatttttcaaattttgacttTACATATGGCAGTATTGTTATAGGTCATTGTCTTCCTCATTGCAGATGCCCTACAGTTACTATGTAAATTGATATTGCAGTGACATGTCTGGAAAGAAAAATACATAATAcggaaaaaaaaatacataatctTAAGAAAAGGACAACTATAATAGTTGGAAAGCTTTTGCGTCTCcagaatatatgtataataatgaaCGTTTTAAGTAGGATGATTAATGACACTCTCCCTCCCCTCTTTTGTGCAAAAGACTAATAACCTTAAATGCTCGAGTATTGACCAGAATATGTGATCATCTCTTGACTCTAAAAAAATCAACTTTGGCCTTTTTCAGGCTTCATTATTACTTTCTCAATGTAAACAAGTTCGTAAATGATGATTTATGACATTTGATCAAAAGCTGTTCTAACTTCATAGGTGGTTGCTTGATTTTGTTAGATGGATGCATGTATATCCATTCGGGACACCAGGTTCAAAAATCTTCCCATGTGATGTAGGAGTTATTTTGTCCTTGCATGGTATTATTTGTTTTCAATCTTAGTGAAATTTGCATGAAAAATCCTTGTTTTAGCATCAATGAATAAAGAACCAAACTGTGTGGTTGAACTGGTAATTGGTGACTCGTTTGGTCCAATAAGTGGCATTTAACTGGTaaagaataaattataatttaatcgcttttaggttttaattataaTGACTCAACTCTTGGTTCTATTTGCATGAAAAAAATCCTTGTAGCATCAATGAATGAAGAACCAAACTGGATGGTTGAACTGGTAATTGGTGACTTGTTTGGTCCAACAACTGGCATTTAACCATGAACTGATCAAGAAATATTAAACTGGTTGCTTTtaggttttattattataattgatgGGATTTTGACTCAACTCTTGGTTCTATTTTAACCACCATCCAAATGTACTTTTAAAAGTTAGACTACATTTAATATTGATTCAACATTAATATAATACATGTTATGTGTAAATCTATTTTCAGTTAACATTGGCCGGAAGTGGTTGGACTAATTGAACCAAAAACCGGCTGCCGCACATCTTAAACCTATTTTCTGGTCACTTATTCGTTAGTACTTTAACCCCTAATAATGTACAGTGGTGTGAATCTATGTTATGGATAACATGGACTTTTCCTGTGATCATGTACACGGTCTGAGCATTGGACTGTAATAAGTGTCTGTTTCTATAATCATATATCAGGTTCTTATTCACTTCTGAATGCAGCCATGGACTGAAATAAGTGGTTCAGTTTATGTCATGTACTATGAATGAGAATTCATGCTGTCAGTGACATTGTCTTTTTTCCCTAATCATGTACCGTGGCAAGTCTTCGAAAGACTTGTATGGGCTGATGTTTGATGTGAAAAGATTGTTATATCCTTTGATTCTAGGCAGGTTCTTTTCAATTGGTAAGTGTCAGTTACTGCTTTACATGTGCTGCAATTGGGGGTTAGGGTTTTACATTATTTTGGACATTTTGTTCATCTGTATTTTAACATGGGtggattttatgttttatatatttatgtaaatattttccgGTTCAGGTTCATATTgcgaaaaaaaaaacccttcaaattgaatttttttttttgaagatttcaTCATTGGCTTATGGAAAAGTGAACTAtcataaaattttccattttcaacGACAATTTCCCTAATGTACCTTTTTTTCTCTTGGATTCAAATCTGATTCATTGATAACGAGATTCAGAAAGGTAGCAAAGTTGAGGTATTGACTGAGGAGATTCCAACCGGTGCTTGGCATTCTGTTGAGATTATCTCTGGTGATGGCCATACATGTATGGCGTGAAATGCAGTTGGTCTCGGTTTCTGAACACTGAAGAGGCATCAGCTATGGGGAGAGCCCCTAGTAAAGCGACAGGCCTTGTTGCCCTCCTATAAATGGGAACACTAATTGGGTTTATGGTGGTGCTGTATAGGTGTTGGACAAGTTTTCTGTTAGGATTCTTGGATCAAGTAGCAAACTAAGCACATCAATCTCGACTGCCTGTTTTACAATCTTGGGAAGATGGCAATAGGATTCTAGTTGGAAGGTAAATCCTTTTGATTCTTGTTTTTTGAAGGATAGTTTTAATATTTCTCTTCATTAGATGTAATTGATTCTTGCCTTAATTATTGTTTTCTACCTCATGATTATCAAATCCCACTGGGCCACTGAGGAGGAAAAGATCTTTACTTGGCTTCTCGGATGTGGTGCGCAAAAGAAGAGGGTGCTTGAGGAAGGTAGTAATGGTGTTCAAAGGATAGTACTTCGGCTTCCTTTGTGTACTTGCGTTTGTTTCCCCAAAGAATATGCTTCGTGAAAGATGTATGCCCTTCTTCCTTTAATAGAATTGATGATACCATGGGTAGTGTTATGTTTTACTCCAATTAAGTAATtgcttttatagtttcttttgctGTCTTTATAATTGAGGCCTTCGTTCTTTATgcaatttttttcccttttcatttGCACCTTTAGTAGATGTGGCATATTGTTGATCCACTTAAATCTTAGCTTGAATCTAATTTTGTTTAGTGAGAGTTGAGGAAACATTAAAATGCAATTATCTGAATATCTTCTTTAGTTGCTGTAACAGATTTCCTTGAATCAATTTGAGACCTACCGTTTCCGTTTCAAAATCCTTTAAGCCCCCCCCCCCTCTCATTTTCCCCCTTCTCTCAAAACCGAAAGAAATACATTTTTTCTGATTCACTAGATATGATATTGTGAACTGTGAATTGCGATGTGATGCTAGCTGGTTAATGGATGCTATATTTGCAGTTTTATGCATGTCAAACTGCTCTATATCATCTCATGATGATGGATGCGGATGTCATATTTGCATTATTCCGGCACTAGATAAATTCAATGTTTAGAAATATCCTTGATGCTTTCTCAGAATTAGCTGGCAGAACT
Protein-coding sequences here:
- the LOC121202948 gene encoding uncharacterized protein isoform X1; translated protein: MRFKKGSKVEVLTKEEVPTGAWRCAEIISGNGHTYSVKYGWFPITGEAAAVERVSRKAIRPCPPPMNGKNNCASGDIVEVFDDLSWKPAVIVKVLGGNNFSVRILGSSSELKAHQSRLRIRQSWEDGNWFLVGKGSSNSTGPQKRKRSSLGFSYIGAQKKRVLEEGSNGVQRIIIRLPSPASEKVDGFDSPNNMLGERCMPSSFNRIDDTLSCASSVGSCSGLGTYGLNLSNFVTSACENLEEDCRSDADSKPEVSCQEEGSYVSTSVELGYDFHRSELHAYQKALGALHASGPLTWDEEEKVTNLRLTLNISNDEHLMELRKLRDNNNRLFISCF
- the LOC121202948 gene encoding DUF724 domain-containing protein 7 isoform X4; the encoded protein is MRFKKGSKVEVLTKEEVPTGAWRCAEIISGNGHTYSVKYGWFPITGEAAAVERVSRKAIRPCPPPMNGKNNCASGDIVEVFDDLSWKPAVIVKVLGGNNFSVRILGSSSELKAHQSRLRIRQSWEDGNWFLVGKGSSNSTGPQKRKRSSLGFSYIGAQKKRVLEEGSNGVQRIIIRLPSPASEKRRIVEVMLTLNLK
- the LOC121202948 gene encoding uncharacterized protein isoform X2, producing the protein MRFKKGSKVEVLTKEEVPTGAWRCAEIISGNGHTYSVKYGWFPITGEAAAVERVSRKAIRPCPPPMNGKNNCASGDIVEVFDDLSWKPAVIVKVLGGNNFSVRILGSSSELKAHQSRLRIRQSWEDGNWFLVGKGSSNSTGPQKRKRSSLGFSYIGAQKKRVLEEGSNGVQRIIIRLPSPASEKVDGFDSPNNMLGERCMPSSFNRIDDTLSCASSVGSCSGLGTYGLNLSNFVTSACENLEEDCRSDADSKPEVSCQEEGSYVSTSVELGYDFHRSELHAYQKALGALHASGPLTWDEEEKNISWPMLEASIPCF
- the LOC121202948 gene encoding DUF724 domain-containing protein 7 isoform X3 gives rise to the protein MRFKKGSKVEVLTKEEVPTGAWRCAEIISGNGHTYSVKYGWFPITGEAAAVERVSRKAIRPCPPPMNGKNNCASGDIVEVFDDLSWKPAVIVKVLGGNNFSVRILGSSSELKAHQSRLRIRQSWEDGNWFLVGKGSSNSTGPQKRKRSSLGFSYIGAQKKRVLEEGSNGVQRIIIRLPSPASEKNISWPMLEASIPCF